The Tardibacter chloracetimidivorans region CGAAGGCGCCGTCGGCGAATATAATGGCAAGTTCATGTGCGGCCAGTTCGTGCTGAAGGGTGGGTCGTGCGCCACGCCCCGGGGCCATGCACGGGCCAGCTACCGCAACTTCTTCTATCCGCATCAGCGCTGGCAGTTCACCGGCCTGCGGCTGGCGAAAAGCCTGTGAGCGCGGTTGCGGTCCGGGCGCGGTCCGGCGACCCCGCCTTCGCCGCCGATGTGCTGACCGGCCTTTCCCGGCCGCAAAAGACGGTGCCGGCGCGGTGGTTCTACGATCATCGGGGGTCGGAACTGTTCGAGGAGATCACGCGGCTTCCCGAATATTATCCGACGCGGACCGAGATCGGCCTGCTCAAGCGCCACGCAGCCGAAGTGGCGGAGCTTGCCGGGCGGCGGGCGGTGGTGGAGTTCGGCTCCGGCTCGTCGCGAAAGACGCCGCTGCTCCTGGGCGCGATGGACGTGAGCGTCTATGTGCCGATCGATATTTCCGGCGAGTTCCTGCGCGCATCGGCGCGGGCGCTGGCGGAGGCGATGCCGGGCGTGAACGTCATCCCGCAGGAAGGGGATTTCACGCACAGGCTGGACCTGCCTAGCGAAGTCGCGCAGTCGCCGGCGCTTGGCTTTTTCCCCGGATCGACGATCGGCAATTTCGCCGCGCCCCGCGCCGTGGCGCTGCTGCAGACCATCGGCGAGACGCTGGGCGAAGACGCGATGCTGCTGATCGGCATCGATCGGAAGAAGCCGGTGGAGCGGCTGATTCGGGCCTATGACGATTCGCAGGGGCTGACGGCCGCTTTCAACCTGAACCTGCTGGAGCGGATGAACCGCGAGCTCGACGGCGATATTCCGGTCGAGGGATTCCGGCACGAGGTGCGATGGAACACGGATCATAATCGGATCGAAATGCATCTGCGGGCCGAGCGGAACATGCGTTTTCACGTCGCGGGTGAAGCGTTCGCCATTGCCGAGGGTGAGACGATTC contains the following coding sequences:
- the egtD gene encoding L-histidine N(alpha)-methyltransferase, whose protein sequence is MSAVAVRARSGDPAFAADVLTGLSRPQKTVPARWFYDHRGSELFEEITRLPEYYPTRTEIGLLKRHAAEVAELAGRRAVVEFGSGSSRKTPLLLGAMDVSVYVPIDISGEFLRASARALAEAMPGVNVIPQEGDFTHRLDLPSEVAQSPALGFFPGSTIGNFAAPRAVALLQTIGETLGEDAMLLIGIDRKKPVERLIRAYDDSQGLTAAFNLNLLERMNRELDGDIPVEGFRHEVRWNTDHNRIEMHLRAERNMRFHVAGEAFAIAEGETIHTENSHKYNVDEARLLLRAGGWTPLRDWSDEAGLFTLYLASRTKKSLQD